In Isoptericola jiangsuensis, the following proteins share a genomic window:
- a CDS encoding MSMEG_4193 family putative phosphomutase, with protein MPTVLLVRHGRTTANAKGILAGRTAGVRLDATGREQAVRTATRLAVVPLAAVVTSPLERCRQTARAIVEHQQGADNPAPPTVVERGITECDYGRWQGRALRDLAREPLWSQVQGQPSAVTFPGGESLAAMQARSVAAIRRHDAAISDQHGAGAVWAAVAHGDIIKAVLADALGMHLDLFQRIAVGPASVSIVRYGPHRPEVVATNTDAGDLSWLRGAAPAGDAPVGGGAGAGAS; from the coding sequence ATGCCGACCGTCCTGCTCGTCCGCCATGGCCGTACGACCGCCAACGCCAAGGGCATCCTCGCGGGCCGCACGGCAGGGGTCAGACTGGACGCCACCGGCCGGGAGCAGGCGGTCCGCACCGCCACCCGTCTGGCAGTGGTGCCGCTGGCTGCGGTGGTGACGAGCCCGCTGGAGAGGTGCCGGCAGACAGCGCGTGCGATCGTCGAGCACCAGCAGGGCGCGGACAACCCGGCGCCGCCTACCGTCGTCGAGCGCGGCATCACCGAGTGCGACTACGGGCGGTGGCAGGGCCGGGCGTTGCGGGACCTGGCGCGGGAGCCGTTGTGGTCGCAGGTGCAGGGCCAGCCGTCGGCGGTGACGTTCCCGGGCGGTGAGTCGCTCGCGGCGATGCAGGCGCGGTCGGTGGCGGCGATCCGCCGCCACGACGCGGCCATCAGTGACCAGCACGGCGCGGGCGCGGTCTGGGCGGCGGTGGCGCACGGCGACATCATCAAGGCGGTGCTGGCGGACGCGCTGGGGATGCATCTGGACCTCTTCCAGCGGATCGCGGTGGGTCCGGCGTCGGTGTCGATCGTGCGGTACGGGCCGCACCGGCCGGAGGTCGTGGCGACGAACACCGACGCCGGCGACCTGTCCTGGCTGCGCGGTGCCGCCCCGGCGGGTGACGCGCCGGTCGGCGGGGGTGCCGGCGCGGGCGCCTCCTAG